The Amblyomma americanum isolate KBUSLIRL-KWMA chromosome 3, ASM5285725v1, whole genome shotgun sequence genome window below encodes:
- the LOC144124235 gene encoding iripin-1-like, with the protein MAPTDTESAVSLTLEEGDEERCRSPSVGSLELDLGVAGSLQEPLALQHINYAINSFTHRLLRYLPRQQNLSFSPSHVYWLLVSLCFGCGGSTKEQLEEVLRFSELPMPADRIPGFFKNLIRILRAGGRHQRLQFISALFVASIDSVHEGFSKTLRENFSVAIRTLQADPRPERTRSEVNRWFEITSRGYVPSVMGDNLPRGNGAGASSCQLIASAAYAEHAWGSRFDHHKTILANFYNNGTDPCKTHMVRSISYYRYCASKALSARCLVVPSMARNWHMLLLLPTDRRGVHAVEYRLDAEAFKQAVSSCREALVELSMPNIELESSVCLSEVLKRAGLAALFDTEKADLGGLFKEARTPLAEFVHKVKLKVNKAGYQGEHHGVTVFTEAGDFPNSPIEFHVNHPFVFVLYDPAKNATLFVGRVVELIW; encoded by the coding sequence ATGGCGCCCACGGATACCGAGTCGGCCGTCAGCCTGACGCTGGAGGAGGGTGACGAAGAACGGTGCCGCTCACCGTCTGTCGGGAGCCTAGAACTGGACCTGGGCGTCGCCGGTTCACTCCAGGAGCCGCTCGCACTGCAGCACATAAACTATGCCATCAACAGCTTCACCCATCGGCTGCTGCGGTACCTTCCTCGCCAGCAGAACCTTTCCTTCTCGCCCAGCCACGTGTACTGGCTGCTGGTGagcctctgcttcggctgcggtGGTTCCACCAAGGAGCAGCTCGAAGAAGTGCTACGCTTCAGCGAGCTCCCGATGCCCGCCGACCGAATCCCGGGCTTCTTCAAGAACCTCATACGCATTCTTCGGGCCGGCGGAAGGCACCAGCGACTGCAGTTCATCAGCGCCCTGTTCGTGGCCTCCATCGACTCTGTCCACGAAGGATTCAGCAAGACGCTCCGCGAGAACTTCAGCGTGGCCATCCGCACACTACAGGCCGACCCGAGGCCTGAGCGCACGAGGAGCGAGGTCAACCGCTGGTTCGAGATAACGTCCCGGGGCTACGTGCCTAGCGTCATGGGCGACAACCTGCCCAGGGGCAACGGAGCCGGAGCGTCGTCGTGTCAGCTGATCGCGAGCGCCGCGTACGCCGAGCACGCGTGGGGCTCGCGCTTCGACCACCACAAGACCATCCTGGCCAACTTCTACAACAACGGCACCGACCCGTGCAAGACGCACATGGTGCGTTCCATCTCGTACTACCGCTACTGTGCGTCCAAGGCTCTATCGGCACGGTGCCTGGTCGTTCCGAGCATGGCTCGAAACTGGCACATGCTCCTGCTACTGCCCACCGACCGGCGCGGAGTGCACGCCGTCGAGTACCGCCTGGACGCGGAGGCGTTTAAGCAGGCAGTCAGCAGCTGCCGCGAGGCTCTCGTTGAGCTCAGCATGCCCAACATCGAGCTCGAGAGCTCAGTCTGTCTGAGCGAAGTGCTGAAGCGAGCCGGACTCGCCGCTCTTTTCGACACAGAGAAAGCTGACCTCGGCGGCCTCTTCAAGGAAGCCCGCACGCCTCTGGCCGAGTTCGTGCACAAGGTCAAGCTAAAGGTGAACAAGGCAGGCTATCAGGGAGAACACCATGGCGTCACTGTGTTCACTGAGGCGGGCGACTTTCCGAATTCGCCTATAGAGTTCCACGTTAACCACCCGTTTGTGTTCGTTCTCTACGACCCTGCCAAGAACGCGACTCTTTTCGTTGGTAGGGTTGTTGAGCTTATTTGGTAG